In the genome of Carya illinoinensis cultivar Pawnee chromosome 13, C.illinoinensisPawnee_v1, whole genome shotgun sequence, the window TTGTAAATGGGCGAATAGACAAGATTCGCTTTGCCGAACCAACAATATCCGAGTTCTTAAATTCTGAGATATGCTGCTCATATGTCTCGAAGCTATTTCCAAACAAGACTACACGATTCAACAACTCCACTCCCCAATTTGCACGCAATAAATTGTCATACAACTCTGCCTCACAATGTggcataaaaaatattgttggcTTTAGAGCACATCGATGTCCTTGCTCATTTACTGAGAGAACAGAACAACCTAGAGCTTCCAATACCCGAGATTCAGTTGCAGAAAGAATAGGATCAAAAACCTCAATATCTCCAATCCAACTGAACTTCCTCTTCATCAAGACAGCAAGGCTAAGCTGCAATCGAGAGGGTTCAAATGATTCGATGCTGCCTATACCATAAATCACCATTGGCATCTTTGACTCGGAGCCTAAGACCCTATGTAAACAAATCAAGATTTCTGGAGTTTGAATTTGATCCAGTAGAGCACGGTAGAATGAAGAGCTCTCGATTTTCTTCATGCAGATCTGCATCTTCTGTATTAATTTAGATGTTCTGATAGGATCATTTTCAAGATCAGTTGGAACCCACGGTTGTTGTTGCTCCAGAGATCTAATTGTTGGCAACTGTTTTCTCTGTCTGCCACGACGGGGTAAAACAACTGTCCAGTCTCCATTTAAACTACATTTTGCACTGTCGAGGGTTTCT includes:
- the LOC122292021 gene encoding protein SENSITIVITY TO RED LIGHT REDUCED 1-like; this encodes MAASAETLDSAKCSLNGDWTVVLPRRGRQRKQLPTIRSLEQQQPWVPTDLENDPIRTSKLIQKMQICMKKIESSSFYRALLDQIQTPEILICLHRVLGSESKMPMVIYGIGSIESFEPSRLQLSLAVLMKRKFSWIGDIEVFDPILSATESRVLEALGCSVLSVNEQGHRCALKPTIFFMPHCEAELYDNLLRANWGVELLNRVVLFGNSFETYEQHISEFKNSDIVGSAKRILSIRPFTKEFRINTVSDYYFSAFHDSSWHFFGPVPETELQHVKF